The Leptospira paudalimensis region AATGTTTGCTGGGTTTGATATAAATTTCATTCGAAATCAATCCTCGGATCGATTAAAATATAACAAAAATCTGAGACAATTTTGCCAATGAGACCTAAAAAACTTTGTGCGAGGAGTAGGCCCATCATTAAATCGGTATCCCTTTCTCTAACAGCTTCAAAGCTAAGTAAACCCATACCATCAATGTTAAAAACAAGTTCAATGAATAAGGATCCAGAAAATATTAGAGTTAAATTACTACCAAATCCCGTTGCAATGGGTATGAGTGAGTTTCGGAATGCATGTTTAAAAATGGAATCTGAAAAACTAAGACCTTTGGAAATCGCAGTGCGTACGTATTCTTTTGCGATTTGATCTAACAAACTATTTTTCATGAGTAATGTAAGGACAGCAAAACTACCAACTACATAACAAATCACAGGTAAAAACATATGAGCCAATCTATCTTTTACCTTACCCCAAACACTTAAATCCTCATAAAAATCCGATACTTCATGTCCCAATGGAAAAAAAGAAAAAACTTCTCCAGAAGCAAACAAATACAATAGTAACATCGCAAAGGCGAAAACTGGTAATGAATACGTAAAAAAGATAATAAAACTAGAAATGAAATCAAAATGACTGCCTTCTTTCAGTGCTTTTTGGATTCCAAGAGGGATACAAATAAAGTAGGTAAGAAAAAAACCAGACAGTCCAAAAAACAAAGACACTGGAAGTTTTTCAACAATGAGATCAGAAACCTTTCTTGAGTGAAGCCTGGATTCTCCAAGGTCAAATTGAACAATTTGTTTTAACCAATAAAAATAGGCAACAGGGGCTGGTTTATCTAAATGAAGTCTTTTTTTGATGAGTTCAATTTCTTCTTGGGAAATTTGTTTGGTAGAAGCTCCAGCTAAATTACCCGCACCTTTGAGCTTTGCAATTTCACTATTTAATGGACCACCAGGTGCAAAATGTGAGATGAGAAAAACTAAAAAAGTGATTCCTAATAGAGTCGGAAAAATTAATAAAAATCGTTTTAAAAAATATTTCCACATGGCTTAGAACTCCCACCAGTCTTTCGATTTTTGATAACCTTTCAATTCTAAATATCCTTTGGCTGACTTTTTTTCCGTTGGATCTTTGGCCAAAACTGCCCCTTCCCAATAGATGGTTTTTGTAGAATCACTGCCATCAAACTCTTGTTCATTGAATATGGGAGAAACAATCCACTCACCTCCAGGGTATTTGATTTTCCAATGTAAAGGGTATGTGATTTTCGTTTGATTACTTTTCCAAGGAGATCCAGTTGGAACCATTTGGATATCTTTTGGATCATTCCAATAGGTTACATTGCCCTTTGCATCACGATACGTCCCAAATATTTCAGGTGTTTGTTCTGGAGATTCTCTAAACCGAAAAAAAACATAGTCTCCACCCTTTTCATCCATTAGGCAAATCCAATCCCAACCTGATTGGCCTTTTGCTAATGTAGGAATGTTTTGAGATGATTTTTCACTCCACTCATGGTCCATCCATGAGTCTCCCGATACAATGGTTTCTTGTTTCCCCAAAAAAACCAATTGGCCTTTGGTTTTTAGTCTCGGATAACTATAATAATACGAAAATATATTTGGGTTTCGTTTTGATTTAATGGAAATTCCATTTTTTCCTTGGGATAAAATGTTTCCATTCCCTTCTAAAGTGAATTCAATTGCGATTTCATTTGATTTTGGTTTTGCTTTGATTAAGAATTTATCTTTGGAAAGTATTTGAAATTCGTATTCACCGCTAAAAATTCTACTTTGATCATAACCAGCAAGACCAGTTAAGTTCCGTTTGATGGTTTGTGCAGTTTTATGTTTACGTCCCGTAAGATCTGAAATTGCAAAATGAACAGGAAATACTTCAGGATTCCAATTTTCACCATCAGAAAACTTCAATCGAAAAAAAGAAAGTTCGTATCCGTATGAATTTCCAGATTCGGTCTGGAGTTGGCCGACAAAGTAACACCACTCCAAGCTAAAATCAGAATGGAAACTATGGTCTCTCGGAAAACTAAAATGAAACAAACAAAGAGAAAGTAAAATAAGCTTAATTCGATTCATCTGGCAATGACTCCCACTTTTTTTCCAGTGGAAGGATATGTAAATACGTGGATTCAATGTATTTCATTTTATCGATCACATCTTTCATTTTTTGTTTTTGATTCAATTTGCGATAAAGTTGTGCTAAATTATATAAATTAGATAAGTTTGAGTCATTAATGGAATAAGCTTTTTTCCATTCCAATTCGGCTTTTTCGTATTGTTCCACTTGGTAGTAACAATAACCTAAAATTGCATGTGATTTAAAATGGTTGGTCTTAAATTTATTATAAGATTCCAACATCCCAATTGCTTCATCAAATTTTCCGTAGTATGCCAAAGCTTTTCCATATGCCAATTGGGTATTCAGTTCTCTTGGTAAAATTTGGTGTGCCTTTTCATAACAATTGACTGCAGTTTGGTAATCTTTTTGGTGATAGGCCTTGTCACCTTGTCGTTTTATCTGATGAAACTCTTCTAGTCGTGGTGACAACTGTAATCCAAGTAAAGTGATGTCATCCATTGCATCTGTTCCCATCGTAAACTCTCTATGATGGTTCATAATGGATTCAACTGTCTCTTGGATTGTGGCATTCGCATTTTCTTCAATCAATTGTAAAAGTTTACTTTCTCCGAATGCATGGCCATGATCATTTTCAGCTTCTGTTAATCCATCTGTGTATAAGAATAATTTATCTCCAGGTTCTAATTGGAGGTGTAAGTCTCGGTATGTATCTCCTGCATCAGGAAACATTCCTAAAAATGTTCCTTCACCTTCACAGACCTCTGCTTTGCCAGTTCGGTGGCGGAATAAAATAGGTCTTGGATGTCCTGCAATTGAATACACAACTTTGTAGTCAGAGTGGATGAGAAGGTAAACACAAGTGGTGTAACCTTGTTGTTTGACAAGGTCTAATAACTCACGATTGATTAATTTAAATGTTTCGGATGGTTTTGGCTTTTTAAAATTCGAAAATAACATTTTCGAAAGTGCAGTGATAAAGGCAGCAGGAACTCCGTGACCTGACACATCACAAACAGCAACACCTAACTTATCAGTATGGTATGGAAAATAATCATAATAATCTCCACTCACTTCTTGCATGGGACTAAATCCCGTCCAAAATTGAATCCCATTCCAATCAGGGATTATTTCAGGTATCAAACCCTTTTGGATGTTTTTTGCAAGGCGAAGGTCCTTTGCCATCGAGAGTTGTTTTCTCTCTAACTCTTGTTTGAAAGACTTCAGTACTTCAACAGCAGCTTCCAAATCACGATTTTCAATCGCAAGTTCACGTGATTTACCGACAACATCTCTTACATCAACAATTGACATCTCTTCCAATGTTGTTTCTGAGCGAGAGGTAACCATTACACGATGGCGAGATGAAACATTTTCTTTTGTTAGATGTGATCTAGACAAATACAAAACTTCATCTTTCCATTCCAATTCGTATTCATTGGCGTCGGAACCAAATTGTATTTCCTCACCCAATTCTTTGTGAGAAACGTGGATGCCAAAAAGTTTGGTTTTTGTCATTCGGATATTAAATTCTTTGAGTTCAAAGAGAACAGCAAGGCCATTTAACATGCCTTGGAAAAACACTGCATCATACCATTTTTCTTGGAACTCAGGAAGGTATGTAAAAACGAATTTCACATGTTTGTCTGCTATCGGTTTTACATTTAAGTAGACTGCTCTTGTTAGGCGACCAATCAAAATAGGTAACCTATAAATCATTTCCACTAAATCAATCCTAGAATCATCAAGTGGCAACAAATCATAGGCATTTGTAATCAATGCTTCCGTTCCCACATGGTACAAAATTCCTGAAATATCTAATGAAGTGGAAATTTGTTGGATGATTTTATCTTCTAAGGACTGAGAAATCCAATAATTGGGATCTTTAAGGATACGATTGTAGGTGGTATCATCTAAGATATCAGGAAAAGGGTTCGTGTGAATCGATAGATTTTGTTCACGCTCATAGACTTGGATGAGGCCT contains the following coding sequences:
- a CDS encoding SpoIIE family protein phosphatase produces the protein MQVYEREQNLSIHTNPFPDILDDTTYNRILKDPNYWISQSLEDKIIQQISTSLDISGILYHVGTEALITNAYDLLPLDDSRIDLVEMIYRLPILIGRLTRAVYLNVKPIADKHVKFVFTYLPEFQEKWYDAVFFQGMLNGLAVLFELKEFNIRMTKTKLFGIHVSHKELGEEIQFGSDANEYELEWKDEVLYLSRSHLTKENVSSRHRVMVTSRSETTLEEMSIVDVRDVVGKSRELAIENRDLEAAVEVLKSFKQELERKQLSMAKDLRLAKNIQKGLIPEIIPDWNGIQFWTGFSPMQEVSGDYYDYFPYHTDKLGVAVCDVSGHGVPAAFITALSKMLFSNFKKPKPSETFKLINRELLDLVKQQGYTTCVYLLIHSDYKVVYSIAGHPRPILFRHRTGKAEVCEGEGTFLGMFPDAGDTYRDLHLQLEPGDKLFLYTDGLTEAENDHGHAFGESKLLQLIEENANATIQETVESIMNHHREFTMGTDAMDDITLLGLQLSPRLEEFHQIKRQGDKAYHQKDYQTAVNCYEKAHQILPRELNTQLAYGKALAYYGKFDEAIGMLESYNKFKTNHFKSHAILGYCYYQVEQYEKAELEWKKAYSINDSNLSNLYNLAQLYRKLNQKQKMKDVIDKMKYIESTYLHILPLEKKWESLPDESN
- a CDS encoding ABC transporter permease subunit yields the protein MWKYFLKRFLLIFPTLLGITFLVFLISHFAPGGPLNSEIAKLKGAGNLAGASTKQISQEEIELIKKRLHLDKPAPVAYFYWLKQIVQFDLGESRLHSRKVSDLIVEKLPVSLFFGLSGFFLTYFICIPLGIQKALKEGSHFDFISSFIIFFTYSLPVFAFAMLLLYLFASGEVFSFFPLGHEVSDFYEDLSVWGKVKDRLAHMFLPVICYVVGSFAVLTLLMKNSLLDQIAKEYVRTAISKGLSFSDSIFKHAFRNSLIPIATGFGSNLTLIFSGSLFIELVFNIDGMGLLSFEAVRERDTDLMMGLLLAQSFLGLIGKIVSDFCYILIDPRIDFE
- a CDS encoding lipocalin-like domain-containing protein, giving the protein MNRIKLILLSLCLFHFSFPRDHSFHSDFSLEWCYFVGQLQTESGNSYGYELSFFRLKFSDGENWNPEVFPVHFAISDLTGRKHKTAQTIKRNLTGLAGYDQSRIFSGEYEFQILSKDKFLIKAKPKSNEIAIEFTLEGNGNILSQGKNGISIKSKRNPNIFSYYYSYPRLKTKGQLVFLGKQETIVSGDSWMDHEWSEKSSQNIPTLAKGQSGWDWICLMDEKGGDYVFFRFRESPEQTPEIFGTYRDAKGNVTYWNDPKDIQMVPTGSPWKSNQTKITYPLHWKIKYPGGEWIVSPIFNEQEFDGSDSTKTIYWEGAVLAKDPTEKKSAKGYLELKGYQKSKDWWEF